One genomic window of Conger conger chromosome 7, fConCon1.1, whole genome shotgun sequence includes the following:
- the LOC133132435 gene encoding odorant receptor 131-2-like, with translation MTAVVVTEVIVILGTAFFFTFLSGLMFFILWSKPKFREDSCYILFAHMLINDSVHLMGTIVLFLCVLAFLHMSKAICSIMVLITAVTYHNTPLNLAVISLERYVAIRFPLRHTKIATQRRTAIAIGLMWFISSVNILIEIFYSIALDPHFFTAPVFCTRQQMLIEEWQLAVNSGLNFFFLVVVALTILYIYISITFVAKSASTNKDSANKARRTVLLHMFQLGLCITSLLFALFEALIAKTATALYVPLQYLNFFCLLVLPRCLSPLIYGLRDSAIRPLFLRYFRCNPTTLK, from the coding sequence ATGACAGCAGTTGTGGTGACAGAGGTAATTGTGATATTGGGTACAGCATTTTTCTTTACCTTTTTGAGTGGCCTCATGTTCTTCATTCTGTGGAGCAAACCAAAATTCAGGGAGGACTCGTGTTACATCCTCTTTGCCCACATGCTCATCAATGATTCTGTTCATCTGATGGGCACTATAGTGTTGTTCTTATGTGTCTTGGCATTCCTCCATATGTCTAAGGCCATCTGCTCTATCATGGTACTGATTACTGCAGTCACTTATCACAACACCCCACTCAACCTGGCAGTGATTTCACTGGAGCGCTATGTGGCCATTCGCTTCCCTTTGCGTCACACAAAGATTGCCACCCAGAGAAGGACAGCAATCGCTATTGGACTAATGTGGTTCATTAGCTCTGTTAATATCCTCATTGAGATATTTTACAGCATTGCACTTGATCCCCACTTTTTCACTGCACCCGTATTTTGTACACGGCAGCAGATGTTAATTGAGGAATGGCAGCTCGCCGTTAACAGTgggttgaatttttttttccttgtggtTGTGGCTCTGACAATCCTCTATATTTACATTAGTATAACATTCGTAGCTAAATCAGCTTCCACAAACAAGGATTCAGCCAATAAGGCTCGCAGAACTGTGCTGCTCCACATGTTTCAGCTGGGACTATGTATCACCTCTTTGCTGTTTGCATTGTTTGAGGCTCTGATTGCCAAGACTGCCACTGCCTTGTATGTGCCTCTGCAATACTTGAACTTTTTTTGCCTCCTTGTTCTTCCCCGATGTCTGAGTCCCCTCATTTATGGCCTGAGAGACAGTGCCATCCGGCCACTTTTCCTCAGGTACTTCAGGTGCAACCCCACCACACTCAAGTAA
- the LOC133132436 gene encoding odorant receptor 131-2-like: MEKTNVSYEDFISVQGQTVHFKHDAVSLARIILVMCSSLFFIYVNSVMFFTVRSKQTFSESSRYILFSNILIGDSFHLLGLAVLYLFSVGNLHLISALCNLLIMIPSVTFSISPLNLAVMSMERYVAICFPLQHTEFVTKKRAYLSIAVVWLLSSINFIIDILYKTVVDSNSLTTHTICRRRILYIAKWQVKLSQIFNGLYFATISLILIYTYIGIMVAAKSVSTDKKSATKAHRTVLLHLIQLGLCLLSFLFGTLDRMIRLLMADHALLLHLQFLNFFSLIILPRCLSPLIYGLRDSAFRPLFLGYFKCNLSTVNPVLITNKKRCIAMK; this comes from the coding sequence ATGGAGAAGACCAATGTATCCTATGAAGATTTTATAAGTGTACAGGGGCAAACTGTCCATTTCAAACATGATGCTGTATCTCTAGCAAGAATTATTTTGGTGATGTGTTCTTCCCTTTTCTTCATCTATGTGAACAGTGTCATGTTCTTCACTGTGAGGAGCAAGCAGACCTTCAGCGAATCCTCGCGCTACATACTCTTTTCTAACATTCTCATCGGTGATTCTTTCCATCTGCTGGGCTTGGCAgtgctgtatttgttttctgtggGAAATCTACACCTGATCAGTGCTCTCTGCAACCTACTCATAATGATACCTTCTGTCACATTTTCAATCTCCCCCCTGAACCTGGCAGTTATGTCAATGGAACGTTATGTGGCCATTTGCTTTCCTTTACAGCACACAGAGTTTGTGACCAAAAAAAGGGCATATTTATCCATCGCTGTAGTCTGGTTGCTTAGTTCGATCAACTTCATTATTGATATATTGTACAAAACTGTGGTGGATTCAAATTCTCTGACGACACATACAATTTGCAGACGAAGGATACTGTACATTGCTAAGTGGCAGGTAAAATTGTCCCAAATATTTAATGGTCTTTACTTTGCAACTATATCACTAATTCTCATCTATACCTACATTGGTATTATGGTAGCAGCAAAATCTGTTTCCACAGACAAGAAGTCAGCCACAAAGGCTCACAGAACTGTGCTGCTCCATCTGATTCAGCTGGGACTGTGTctcttgtcttttttgtttggtACCTTAGACAGAATGATAAGGCTGCTTATGGCTGACCATGCATTGTTATTGCACCTGCAATTCCTcaactttttttccctcatcattcTTCCCCGATGTTTGAGTCCACTCATTTATGGCCTGAGAGACAGTGCCTTCCGGCCGCTGTTCCTGGGATACTTCAAGTGCAACCTAAGCACAGTCAACCCTGTTCTCATAACCAACAAAAAAAGATGTAttgcaatgaaataa
- the LOC133132438 gene encoding odorant receptor 131-2-like — MTAVVVTEVIVILATALFFTFMSGLMFFILWSKPKFREDSRYILFAHMLINDSVHLMGSIVLVLCVLAFLHMSKAICSILVLISAVTYHNTPLNLAVISLERYVAIRFPLRHTEIATQRRTAVAIGLMWFISSINILIEIIYTIALDPHFFTAPVLCIREQMLIEEWQLALSSGLNFFFLVVVALTILYIYVSLTLVAKSASTNKDSANKARKTVLLHMFQLGLCITSLLFALFESLIAKTATALFVPLQYLNFFCLLVLPRCLSPLIYGLRDSAIRPLFLSYFRCNPTTLKPLQVKKKETPGPCPPETLGLCPSETLGLCPPLRPLVPSENPQRPLVPYETPPQAPPFTPRSLRAPFLPFKTPPSSPPSLRDPPKLPSFPPRTPLPSEIPVFPSETQAPFRDPRFRPRPKLPSETPVSV; from the exons ATGACTGCAGTTGTGGTGACAGAGGTAATTGTGATATTGGCTACAGCATTGTTTTTTACCTTCATGAGTGGCCTCATGTTCTTCATTCTGTGGAGCAAACCAAAATTCAGGGAGGACTCTCGTTACATCCTCTTTGCCCACATGCTCATCAATGATTCTGTTCATCTGATGGGCAGTATAGTGTTGGTCTTATGTGTCTTGGCATTCCTCCATATGTCTAAAGCCATCTGCTCCATCCTGGTACTGATTTCTGCAGTCACTTATCACAACACCCCACTCAACCTGGCAGTGATTTCACTGGAGCGCTATGTGGCCATTCGCTTCCCTTTGCGTCACACAGAGATCGCCACCCAGAGAAGGACAGCTGTCGCTATTGGACTAATGTGGTTCATTAGCTCTATTAACATCCTCATTGAGATAATTTACACCATTGCACTTGATCCCCACTTTTTCACTGCACCCGTATTATGTATACGGGAGCAGATGTTAATTGAGGAATGGCAGCTCGCCTTGAGCAGTgggttgaattttttttttcttgtggttGTGGCTCTGACAATCCTCTATATTTACGTTAGTTTAACATTAGTAGCTAAATCAGCTTCCACAAACAAGGATTCAGCCAATAAGGCTCGCAAAACTGTGCTGCTCCACATGTTTCAGCTGGGACTATGTATCACCTCTTTGCTGTTTGCATTGTTTGAGTCTCTGATTGCCAAGACTGCCACTGCCTTGTTTGTGCCTCTGCAATACTTGAACTTCTTTTGCCTCCTTGTTCTTCCCCGATGTCTAAGTCCCCTCATTTATGGCCTGAGAGACAGTGCCATCCGGCCACTTTTCCTCAGCTACTTCAGGTGCAACCCCACCACACTCAA ACCCCTCCAAGTCAAGAAGAAAGAGACCCCGGGCCCATGCCCGCCGGAGACCCTGGGCCTGTGTCCGTCTGAGACCCTGGGCCTGTGTCC CCCTCtgagaccccttgttccctcCGAGAACCCTCAGAGACCCCTTGTTCCCTACGAGACCCCCCCCCAAGCTCCCCCCTTCACTCCAAGAAGCCTCCGAGCTCCCTTCCTGCCCTTCAAGACCCCCCCAAgctcccctccttccctccgagacccccccaagctcccttccttccctccgAGAACCCCGTTGCCTTCCGAGATCCCCGTTTTCCCGTCCGAGACCCAagctcccttccgagacccccgtttccgtccgagacccaagCTCCCTTcagagacccccgtttccgtctgA
- the LOC133132439 gene encoding odorant receptor 131-2-like, with product MSSVMFFILWSKPKFREDSRYILFAHMLINDSVHLMGSIVLFLCVLAFLHMSKAVCSILVLISVITYNNTPLNLAVISLERYVAIRFPLRHTEIATQRRTAIAIGLMWLISSVQILIEIFYTIALDPHFFTAPVFCTRQQMLIEEWQLAFSSGFNFFFLVVVALTILYIYVSITLVAKSASTNKDSANKARKTVLLHMFQLGLCITSLLCTVFEALIVETATALYVPLQYLNFFCLLVLPRCLSPLIYGLRDSAIRSLFLGYFRCNPTTLK from the coding sequence ATGAGTAGCGTCATGTTCTTCATTCTGTGGAGCAAACCAAAATTCAGGGAGGACTCGCGTTACATCCTCTTTGCCCACATGCTCATCAATGATTCTGTTCATCTGATGGGCAGTATAGTGTTGTTCTTATGTGTCTTGGCATTCCTGCATATGTCTAAGGCCGTATGCTCTATCCTGGTACTGATTAGTGTAATCACTTATAACAACACCCCACTCAACCTGGCAGTGATTTCACTGGAGCGCTATGTGGCCATTCGCTTCCCTTTGCGTCACACAGAGATCGCCACCCAGAGAAGGACAGCGATCGCTATTGGACTAATGTGGCTCATTAGCTCTGTTCAAATCCTCATTGAGATATTTTACACCATTGCACTTGATCCCCACTTTTTCACAGCACCCGTATTTTGTACACGGCAGCAGATGTTAATTGAGGAATGGCAGCTCGCCTTTAGCTCTGggttcaatttttttttccttgtggtTGTGGCTCTGACAATCCTCTATATTTACGTTAGTATAACATTAGTAGCTAAATCAGCTTCCACAAACAAGGATTCAGCCAATAAGGCTCGCAAAACTGTGCTGCTCCACATGTTTCAGCTGGGACTATGTATCACCTCTTTACTGTGTACAGTGTTTGAGGCTCTGATTGTCGAGACTGCCACTGCCTTGTATGTGCCTCTGCAATACTTGAACTTTTTTTGCCTCCTTGTTCTTCCCCGATGTCTGAGTCCCCTCATTTATGGACTGAGAGACAGTGCCATCCGGTCACTTTTCCTCGGGTACTTCAGGTGCAACCCCACCACACTCAAGTAA
- the LOC133132440 gene encoding odorant receptor 131-2-like: MTAVVVTEVIVILGTAFLFTFLSGVMFFILWSKPKFREGSCYILFAHMLINDSVHLMGTIVLFLFALAFLHMSKAICSILVLITGITYHNTALNLAVISLERYVAIRFPLRHTEIATQRRTAIAIGLMWFISSVNILIEIFYTIALDPHFFTAPVFCTRQQMLIEEWQLVLSNWLTICFLVVVALIILYIYISITLVAKSASTNKDSANKAYKTVLLHMFQLGLCITSLLFALFDALIAKTATALYVPLQSLNFFCLLVLPRCLSPLIYGLRDSAIRPLFLRYFRCIPTTLK; this comes from the coding sequence ATGACTGCAGTTGTGGTGACAGAGGTAATTGTGATATTGGGTACAGCATTTCTTTTTACCTTCTTGAGTGGCGTTATGTTTTTCATTCTTTGGAGCAAACCAAAATTCAGGGAGGGCTCATGTTACATCCTCTTTGCCCACATGCTCATCAATGATTCTGTTCATCTGATGGGCACTATAGTGTTGTTCTTATTTGCCTTGGCATTCCTCCATATGTCTAAGGCCATCTGCTCTATCCTGGTACTGATTACTGGAATCACTTATCACAACACCGCACTCAACTTGGCAGTGATTTCACTGGAGCGCTATGTGGCCATTCGCTTCCCTTTGCGTCACACAGAGATCGCCACCCAGAGAAGGACAGCGATCGCTATTGGACTAATGTGGTTCATTAGCTCTGTTAACATCCTCATTGAGATATTTTACACCATTGCACTTGATCCCCACTTTTTCACTGCACCCGTATTTTGTACACGCCAGCAGATGTTAATTGAGGAATGGCAGCTTGTCTTGTCCAATTGGTTAACCATTTGTTTCCTTGTGGTTGTGGCTCTGATAATCCTCTATATTTACATTAGTATAACATTAGTAGCTAAATCAGCTTCCACAAACAAGGATTCAGCCAATAAGGCTTATAAAACTGTGCTGCTCCACATGTTTCAGCTGGGACTATGTATCACCTCTTTGCTGTTTGCATTGTTTGATGCCCTGATTGCCAAGACTGCCACTGCCTTGTATGTGCCTCTGCAATCCTTGAATTTTTTTTGCCTCCTTGTTCTTCCCCGATGTCTAAGTCCCCTCATTTATGGCCTGAGAGACAGTGCCATCCGGCCACTTTTCCTCAGGTACTTCAGGTGCATCCCCACCACACTCAAGTAA